A window of Flavobacterium flavigenum contains these coding sequences:
- a CDS encoding M1 family aminopeptidase → MKIPYWFPAFFITLTIGFSQSKINENLVLENGVSEPMAIFRKHQISDVSYGLTFEIPKQKSENINSELSLSLNLSDVSQPLYLDFKEKSQNIQSVAANGKNIVIVHEKGHIVIPAQSLILGKNTIAISFIAGNLSLNRNDDFLYTLLVPDRASTLFPCFDQPDIKATYKLSLSVPKDWKVLAGADVKETVEKGDFILYTFGESDKMSTYLFSFVAGKFNSVTKKPGLEMTFLFRENDRGKIASSMDTIFSLHQQSLDFLEKYTHYKFPFQKLDFASIPVFQYGGMEHVGAIQYRESTLFLDNSATDSEKLNRAKLIAHETSHMWFGDLVTMKWFDDVWMKEVFANFMADKIMNPIFPKVNHNLQFFTAHYGSAYAEDRSLGTHPIKQHLANLKDAGSLYGSIIYNKAPIMMRQLEASMGKEAFQKGIQKYIQKYANDNADWNNLVEILDAETPLDMKKWSEVWVNKSGRAIFTDKIEYDNQNRIMVFEIEQNAEDQSENIWPQVFQIGLVYANEVKVVTANFTDKKLVLKEAIGLEKPLAIVYNYNGFGYGVFPLDGAHLNYISGLKDEVARASSYSNVYENMLVGNIPPQKAFDCFFRGIQTEENELVLRIASGNLNTIYWRFLTQKQQDKMGKLLSNTLLARLETNLSPNIKKTLFNLFNSIAYSNSAKAKLYQIWNKETVIPNLKLNEDDYTNMAMNLAIFKHKKADEILKRAQSAITNPDKLKRFEFLLPSLSKDESVRNKFIESLKDDANREKESWVSVGLSNVNHPLRQESAQKYIRFSLDLTEEIQRTGDIFFPKDWLDNTVGRYSSKYAFDEVQRFLKENPNFSPILKRKLFMATDLLYKAQNIKKETE, encoded by the coding sequence ATGAAAATTCCCTATTGGTTTCCTGCCTTTTTTATCACTCTCACGATTGGATTTTCTCAATCAAAAATAAACGAAAATCTTGTTTTAGAAAATGGCGTTTCTGAACCAATGGCCATTTTTCGAAAACATCAGATTTCAGATGTCTCTTACGGACTGACCTTTGAAATTCCGAAGCAAAAAAGCGAGAACATCAATTCTGAATTGTCGTTAAGCCTGAATTTGTCTGATGTAAGTCAGCCGTTGTATTTAGACTTTAAGGAGAAATCCCAAAACATACAATCAGTTGCTGCAAACGGAAAAAATATAGTCATTGTTCACGAAAAAGGACATATTGTAATTCCTGCCCAAAGTTTAATTTTAGGGAAAAACACGATTGCAATTTCGTTCATCGCCGGAAATTTGTCTTTAAACCGAAACGATGATTTCTTATATACTTTATTGGTTCCGGACCGTGCGAGTACTTTATTTCCTTGTTTTGATCAGCCGGATATAAAAGCAACTTATAAACTGAGTCTTTCTGTGCCCAAAGACTGGAAGGTTTTGGCTGGAGCCGATGTAAAAGAAACCGTTGAAAAAGGTGATTTTATTTTATACACTTTCGGGGAATCTGACAAAATGAGTACCTATTTGTTTTCTTTCGTAGCCGGAAAATTCAATAGCGTAACAAAAAAACCTGGTTTAGAAATGACTTTTTTATTCCGGGAGAATGACAGAGGTAAAATTGCAAGCAGTATGGATACAATTTTCAGCCTGCATCAACAGTCTTTGGATTTTTTAGAAAAATATACCCACTATAAATTTCCTTTTCAAAAACTGGATTTTGCTTCGATTCCGGTTTTTCAATATGGCGGAATGGAGCATGTGGGCGCGATTCAATATCGTGAATCGACTTTGTTTCTGGATAACAGCGCTACTGACAGCGAGAAATTAAACCGTGCCAAATTAATCGCACACGAAACTTCGCACATGTGGTTTGGCGATTTGGTTACGATGAAATGGTTTGATGATGTGTGGATGAAAGAGGTTTTTGCCAACTTCATGGCAGATAAAATCATGAATCCGATTTTCCCGAAAGTCAATCATAATCTGCAGTTTTTTACAGCGCATTATGGCAGCGCTTACGCGGAAGACCGATCTTTAGGAACCCATCCGATAAAGCAGCATTTAGCGAATTTAAAAGATGCCGGTTCGCTTTACGGAAGTATTATTTACAACAAAGCACCCATAATGATGCGACAGCTGGAAGCTTCGATGGGAAAGGAAGCTTTTCAGAAAGGAATCCAAAAATACATTCAGAAATATGCCAACGACAATGCCGACTGGAATAATCTCGTAGAAATCCTGGATGCCGAAACGCCTCTGGATATGAAGAAATGGAGCGAAGTCTGGGTGAACAAATCGGGGAGGGCTATTTTTACGGATAAAATTGAATACGATAATCAAAACCGAATTATGGTGTTTGAAATTGAGCAAAATGCAGAAGATCAATCAGAGAACATCTGGCCTCAGGTTTTTCAGATTGGTTTGGTGTATGCGAATGAGGTAAAAGTAGTCACAGCAAATTTTACAGATAAAAAATTAGTTCTTAAAGAAGCCATCGGACTTGAAAAACCTTTGGCAATCGTTTATAACTATAATGGTTTTGGTTACGGTGTTTTTCCGCTTGACGGGGCTCATTTAAATTATATTTCAGGCTTAAAAGATGAGGTGGCAAGAGCTTCTTCCTACAGTAATGTTTACGAGAATATGCTGGTTGGCAATATTCCTCCGCAAAAAGCTTTTGATTGTTTTTTTAGGGGAATCCAAACAGAAGAAAATGAATTGGTTTTACGAATTGCATCAGGAAATTTAAACACGATTTATTGGCGATTTTTAACCCAAAAACAGCAGGATAAAATGGGGAAATTACTCAGTAATACCCTGCTTGCACGTCTGGAAACCAATTTGTCTCCAAATATCAAAAAGACTTTATTCAATTTATTTAATTCAATTGCATATTCCAATTCGGCGAAAGCCAAATTATATCAGATCTGGAACAAAGAAACTGTGATTCCGAATCTGAAATTAAACGAAGATGATTATACGAACATGGCGATGAATCTGGCTATTTTCAAACATAAAAAAGCCGATGAAATTCTGAAGAGAGCCCAAAGCGCGATTACAAATCCGGACAAACTGAAGCGATTTGAGTTTTTGCTGCCTTCATTGTCTAAAGACGAATCGGTTCGCAATAAGTTTATAGAATCCTTAAAAGACGATGCGAATCGCGAGAAAGAATCGTGGGTTTCTGTTGGCCTGTCAAACGTAAATCATCCGCTTCGTCAGGAAAGTGCACAGAAATATATCAGATTTTCATTAGATTTGACAGAAGAAATCCAGCGGACGGGAGATATTTTCTTTCCAAAAGACTGGCTTGACAATACCGTGGGAAGATATTCGTCGAAATATGCTTTTGATGAGGTACAGCGATTCTTAAAAGAAAACCCTAATTTTAGTCCGATCCTGAAACGTAAATTGTTTATGGCGACAGATTTGCTTTATAAAGCACAAAATATTAAAAAAGAAACCGAATGA
- a CDS encoding DUF58 domain-containing protein, which yields MKIESEIKKVSSFQHLEMLANQVVEGFISGMHKSPFHGFSAEFAEHKVYNAGESTKHIDWKLFAKTDRLYTKRFEEETNMRCHLIVDNSSSMHYPELKPNQPFYEKKIGFAVLASAVLMNILKKQRDAVGLSVFSDHYEYYAPEKGSDRHHRMLLNKLEQLMEQPKVKKTTDTITYLHQIAEKMHRRSMIILFTDMFQSEDDEKLFNALQHLKHNKHKVVLFHVVDHETELKFDFDNTPRKFIDLESGEEVSIFADNVKLEYEKRAEAYFKNLALTCARNQIKYVPVNVGDNFEKILTTYLVEKQNFG from the coding sequence ATGAAAATTGAATCGGAAATAAAGAAAGTCTCCAGTTTTCAGCATCTTGAAATGCTGGCGAATCAGGTTGTGGAAGGTTTTATATCCGGAATGCACAAGAGTCCGTTTCATGGATTTTCGGCTGAATTTGCTGAGCATAAAGTATATAATGCAGGTGAAAGCACCAAACATATCGACTGGAAATTGTTTGCCAAAACAGATCGTTTGTACACCAAACGCTTTGAGGAAGAAACGAATATGCGTTGTCATCTTATTGTCGATAATTCGTCGTCGATGCATTATCCTGAATTAAAACCGAATCAGCCTTTTTATGAAAAGAAGATTGGTTTTGCGGTTCTGGCTTCGGCAGTTTTAATGAATATTTTAAAAAAACAGCGCGATGCCGTTGGTTTAAGTGTTTTCTCAGATCATTACGAATATTACGCGCCAGAAAAAGGAAGCGACCGTCATCACAGAATGCTGTTGAATAAACTGGAGCAATTGATGGAACAGCCAAAAGTCAAAAAAACGACCGATACGATTACGTATCTGCATCAGATTGCAGAGAAAATGCACCGCCGTTCGATGATTATTTTATTTACAGACATGTTTCAGTCTGAAGATGATGAAAAGCTGTTTAATGCGCTGCAGCATTTAAAACACAACAAGCATAAAGTCGTTTTGTTTCACGTAGTCGATCATGAAACCGAGCTGAAATTTGACTTCGATAACACACCAAGAAAATTTATCGACTTAGAATCAGGTGAAGAAGTGTCGATTTTTGCAGATAATGTGAAACTGGAATATGAAAAACGGGCAGAAGCCTATTTTAAAAACCTGGCTTTAACGTGTGCCAGGAACCAAATTAAGTATGTTCCGGTCAATGTTGGCGATAATTTTGAAAAAATATTGACAACATATTTGGTTGAAAAACAAAACTTTGGCTAG
- a CDS encoding helix-turn-helix domain-containing protein: MNISEENFIINLGIHVRQIREKKGLSQQDLADDCGITQNQVGRIERAEINTTVKTLVRIANALDVEPKELLDFPLK, encoded by the coding sequence ATGAATATTTCAGAAGAAAACTTTATTATAAATCTTGGCATTCACGTTAGACAAATACGCGAAAAGAAAGGATTGTCTCAACAAGATTTAGCTGATGATTGTGGTATAACACAAAATCAGGTAGGAAGAATTGAAAGAGCTGAAATAAATACTACTGTAAAAACTCTTGTAAGAATTGCTAATGCCTTGGATGTTGAGCCAAAAGAATTGCTTGATTTTCCTTTAAAATAA